The following coding sequences lie in one Leucoraja erinacea ecotype New England chromosome 20, Leri_hhj_1, whole genome shotgun sequence genomic window:
- the LOC129707004 gene encoding WW domain-binding protein 2-like isoform X1 — protein MAVNTVQVENGKPVLDNQESILMSFKDVQLSIHDMNKIPELMKNKRKGEVFLTQRRVIFLSKDQSKPLKSFSLPFQLIEGFTVEQGLFSSNYIKGRITAQPEGGWEGQATFRLTFYSGGAVDFAKTVVQVANPASRNVAPYGPVVYVYETIRVIPVRNQSFLRSAGPVVNESRSYAYVPASPPPQGGYYMPTSPMYGGYGYPPPMYYNSMQTPPNFPPFGQPGMPPMSASFTSPAFPGYAQYPPPVSTTRMAVPQTFSSDSSPLFNQQNSQFTAPLNPTAPTGDKSLNDFLLSPMEKYQPHRIRIVSQNSPPGELDPYTTSTPDYNPSWYSVINQPHEVTPSASTTGKIGAQT, from the exons CATACTAATGAGTTTCAAAGATGTCCAGCTATCTATCCATGATATGAATAAAATCCCTGAGCTAATGAAAAACAAAAGGAAAGGAGAGGTCTTTCTCACTCAACGGAGG GTGATATTCTTGTCAAAAGATCAGTCTAAACCACTGAAATCGTTCTCGCTGCCATTCCAACTCATTGAAGGATTTACTGTTGAGCAGGGGTTATTCTCCAGTAATTATATCAAGGGAAGGATAACCGCTCAGCCTGAAG GTGGCTGGGAAGGACAAGCGACATTCAGACTGACGTTCTACTCTGGAGGAGCGGTTGATTTTGCCAAGACGGTTGTCCAAGTAGCCAATCCCG CATCTAGAAACGTTGCACCTTACGGTCCTGTGGTGTACGTTTATGAAACGATTCGTGTTATACCAGTGAGAAACCAAAGCTTCCTTAGATCTGCTGGTCCAGTTGTAAATGAGAGCAGAAGTTATGCATATGTTCCTGCATCACCTCCTCCACAAG GTGGTTATTATATGCCAACTTCTCCCATGTATGGTGGTTATGGATATCCACCTCCGATGTACTATAACTCCATGCAAACCCCGCCAAACTTTCCTCCATTTGGACAACCAG GCATGCCTCCGATGAGTGCGAGTTTCACATCACCTGCTTTCCCTGGATATGCACAGTATCCTCCTCCAGTCTCAACCACCAGAATGGCAG TTCCTCAGACGTTTAGTAGTGATTCATCGCCACTGTTTAATCAACAGAACTCTCAGTTTACGGCTCCATTAAACCCAACAGCACCAACAGGAG ATAAATCGCTGAATGATTTTTTGCTGAGTCCTATGGAAAAATACCAACCACATAGAATCAGAATTGTATCGCAGAATAGTCCTCCAG GTGAATTAGATCCATACACTACGTCCACACCAGATTACAATCCTTCATGGTATTCAGTCATTAACCAGCCCCATGAGGTTACTCCCTCTGCAAGCACAACAG GAAAAATTGGAGCACAAACGTAG
- the LOC129707004 gene encoding WW domain-binding protein 2-like isoform X2 has product MAVNTVQVENGKPVLDNQESILMSFKDVQLSIHDMNKIPELMKNKRKGEVFLTQRRVIFLSKDQSKPLKSFSLPFQLIEGFTVEQGLFSSNYIKGRITAQPEGGWEGQATFRLTFYSGGAVDFAKTVVQVANPASRNVAPYGPVVYVYETIRVIPVRNQSFLRSAGPVVNESRSYAYVPASPPPQGGYYMPTSPMYGGYGYPPPMYYNSMQTPPNFPPFGQPGMPPMSASFTSPAFPGYAQYPPPVSTTRMAVPQTFSSDSSPLFNQQNSQFTAPLNPTAPTGGELDPYTTSTPDYNPSWYSVINQPHEVTPSASTTGKIGAQT; this is encoded by the exons CATACTAATGAGTTTCAAAGATGTCCAGCTATCTATCCATGATATGAATAAAATCCCTGAGCTAATGAAAAACAAAAGGAAAGGAGAGGTCTTTCTCACTCAACGGAGG GTGATATTCTTGTCAAAAGATCAGTCTAAACCACTGAAATCGTTCTCGCTGCCATTCCAACTCATTGAAGGATTTACTGTTGAGCAGGGGTTATTCTCCAGTAATTATATCAAGGGAAGGATAACCGCTCAGCCTGAAG GTGGCTGGGAAGGACAAGCGACATTCAGACTGACGTTCTACTCTGGAGGAGCGGTTGATTTTGCCAAGACGGTTGTCCAAGTAGCCAATCCCG CATCTAGAAACGTTGCACCTTACGGTCCTGTGGTGTACGTTTATGAAACGATTCGTGTTATACCAGTGAGAAACCAAAGCTTCCTTAGATCTGCTGGTCCAGTTGTAAATGAGAGCAGAAGTTATGCATATGTTCCTGCATCACCTCCTCCACAAG GTGGTTATTATATGCCAACTTCTCCCATGTATGGTGGTTATGGATATCCACCTCCGATGTACTATAACTCCATGCAAACCCCGCCAAACTTTCCTCCATTTGGACAACCAG GCATGCCTCCGATGAGTGCGAGTTTCACATCACCTGCTTTCCCTGGATATGCACAGTATCCTCCTCCAGTCTCAACCACCAGAATGGCAG TTCCTCAGACGTTTAGTAGTGATTCATCGCCACTGTTTAATCAACAGAACTCTCAGTTTACGGCTCCATTAAACCCAACAGCACCAACAGGAG GTGAATTAGATCCATACACTACGTCCACACCAGATTACAATCCTTCATGGTATTCAGTCATTAACCAGCCCCATGAGGTTACTCCCTCTGCAAGCACAACAG GAAAAATTGGAGCACAAACGTAG